TCCCAGTCcgtcccagccccgctcccttTCCCAGTCCGTTCCCATTCCAGTCCTGGttctcccctcccagtccatcccagtccTGTTCCCAGTCCGTCCCAGTCCCGTTCCCAGTCCGTCCCAGTCCCGGTTCCCTTTCCCAGTCCCGTTCCCAGTCCCAGTCCCCCCCTCCCAGTCCGTCCCAGTCCCGGTTCCCTTTCCCAGTCCCGTTCCCAGTCCCAGTCCCCCCCTCCCAGTCCGTCCCAGTCCCAGTTCCCTTTCCCAGTCCCGTTCCCAGTCCCAGTAGCCCCCCCTCCCAGTCCGTCTCAGTCCTGGTTCCCTTTCCCAGTCCGgttcccagtccctcccagtcccatTCCCAGTCCCAGTCCCCCCCTCTCCCAGTCCGTCCCAGTCCCGGTTCCCTTTCCCAGTCCCGTTCCCGTTCTCAGTCCCAGTCCCTCCCTCCCAGTCCGTCCCAGTCCCGGTTCCCTTTCCCAGTCCCtgttcccagtccctcccagtcccgttcccagtcccagtccccccccctcccagtccgTCCCAGTCCCGGTTCCCTTTCCCAGTCCCgttcccagtccctcccagtcctgTTCCCAGTCTATCCCAGTCCCAGTTCCCTTTCCCAGTCCCCgttcccagtccctcccagtcccgttcccagtcccagtccccccccctcccagtccgTCCCAGTCCCGGTTCCCTTTCCCAGTCCCgttcccagtccctcccagtcctgTTCCCAGTCTATCCCAGTCCCAGTTCCCTTTCCCAGTCCCgttcccagtccctcccagtcccgTTCCCAGTCTGTCCCAGTCCCGGTTCCCTTTCCCAGTCCCgttcccagtccctcccagtcccgTTCCCAGTCTGTCCCAGTCCCGGTTCCCTTTCCCAGTCCtgttcccagtccctcccagtcccgttcccagtccctcccagtcccgTTCCCAGCCCCagtcccccccctcccagtccgTCCCAGTCCCGGTTCCCTTTCCCAGTCCCGTTCCCAGTCCCTGCCAGTCCCGTTCCCAGTCCCCCCCTCCCAGTCCGTCCCAGTCCCAGTTCCCTTTCCCAGTCCCGTTCCCAGTCCCAGTCCCCCCCTCCCAGTCCGTCCCAGTCCCAGTTCCCTTTCCCAGTCCCGTTCCCAGTCCCTGCCAGTCCCGTTCCCAGTCCCCCCCTCCCAGTCCGTCCCAGTCCCGGTTCCCTTCCCCCGTCCCCgttcccagtccctcccagccccccccccagtccctcccagtccctcccagtccctctcCCGGTCCCATTCCCagtccctttccctctcccagtccccccccctccccctcccagcccccccccgccccatccccatctccccctccccctcccccccccccccccagtccctcccagtccctcccagtccctcccagtgcccccccccccccctccctcccgcctCCCCCACCGACCCCGCTGTGCCGGCGCTGCCCGGAGCCGCCCGGGCTCGGCCCCCCCCCTTCCTGGCGGGCCCCCCCCTTtcctgccgccccccccccgagccccccccccccttcctgcggcccccccccggccgctccagccccttcctGTGCCCCGCGTTACGGAGCCGGCGTGCAACGGAgccgcccccgcagccccgggcccgCAGCGGCAGGTaacgaccccccccccaattaaccaccccccccccaattaaccaccccccccaattccttaaccccccccccaagccgttctcccccccccaacccgttctccccccccccaattccttAAATCCCCCCCCGatcccttaacccccccccccaattcccgacacccccccccaaattcacgacccccccccaaattcacgaccccccccccaaattcacgacccccccccaaaactcacaacccccccccatcccttaacccccccaaatatcccttgacccccccccatcccggtccccccccccccccccatccccctccccaTAATTTGGgcccccatccctgcagggcccccccccgctTGGCTAATTGGGttaattgccccccccccaattatttAATCGCCCCCTTAAACGCCCCCCCCATTTAATTCCCCCCCTTATCCACCCCCCCCATTTAATCACCCCGTATTTAATCACCCCCCCAATTAATCACCCCCCATTTAATCACCTCCATTTAATTACCCCCGTTTAATTACCCCCAATTTAATCACCCCCAATTAATCACCCCCAATTTAATCACCCCCAATTAATCACCCCCTTAATCAACCCCCCCACTTAATCCCCCTGTTATTTAATTACCCcatttaacccccccaaattaatCCCCCCATTTAatcccccatttaccccccattTAATCACCCCCCCTTAATTACCCCCCTTATTCAACTACCCCCCAATTTAATACCCCCCCTTATTTAATCACCCCCCATTAATTAATCACCCCCCTTTATTTGATCACCCCCCCTTATTTAATCACCCCCCCTTACTTAATCACCCCCCCTTATTTAATCACCCCAATTTAACACCCCCCCTTTATTTAATCACCCCCCCATTTCATTACTCCCTCCTTTTAATTACTCCCCCCCTTTTTAATTACTCCCCCCCTTTTTAATTACTCCCCCCCTTTTTAATTActccccccaattcccccccatgacccccccccattcccaccATGCCCACCCCATTCCCACCACGCCCCCCCCATTCCCACCAcgcccccccagttccccccaggacccccccatcccccccacgacccccccatCCTcaccgtgaccccccccccagcaatagggaccccccccttttatttggggtcccccccccaaccaagcagacggggacccccccactCTTTGCCTTACAGGGGCCGGTGACCTCCGTttgtccccccccgccccaaaaatttcggggaccccccccccgaggacACGATGCAGGAGAGCTACGAGAACGTCATCTCGCTGGGTGAGGGGCGCGcgtggggcttgggggggggggcacggaccCAAAAGCGGgttttttcaccccaaaatcaaGCCGCCGCCTCGGCTCCCAGcgttttcctccctccctttttgctcgttttttacataaaaataattcaattaaaGGGTTTGGCCCCagctggtggctgggggggggggggcggggaagaGGGAACAGAAATTGGGGGGGTTCGGGAAAATTCCCCAAATCCCCGAATCTAAGCTTAAATAAAGGGCGGGGGTCCCGGGTGCGGTTTGATCATTTTGGGGGATTCAACCCAAATTTATTGCCCATAATTGGGGTTTTGATGTAAATTTATCCCCCATAATTGGGGTTTTGACCCAAATTTATTGCCCATAATCGGGGTTTTGACCCAAATTTATCCCCTGTAATCGGGATTTTCACCCAAATTGATCCCCAATAAATGCCGATCAACCCAAATTTATCCCCCATAATCCGGATTTTGACCCAAATTGATCCCCAATAAATGCCGATCAACCCAAATTTATCCCCCGTAATCGGGATTTTCACCCAAATTGATCCCCAATAAATGCCGATCAACCCAAATATATCCCCCATAATCCGGATTTTGACCCAAATTGATCCCCAATAAATGCCGCTCAACCCAAATTTAATCCCCGTAATCGGGATTTTCACCCAAATTGATCCCCAATAAATGCCGATCAACCCAAATTTATCCCCCATAATGGGGATTTTGACCCAAATTTATCCCGGAAAAATGGAAGATTTGGGTCAAAGCCGAAGACGCGCGCATCGGGTTCTACCGGGGTCCTGCTGCCCGCGCTCCCGGTGTCACGTGTGGGCACGCGGCtatttttgggggaaaaaaagccgTAATTGGGACTCCAACTGTGTCCCCTAGCCGAGGAGATCGCCATCAGCTGGCCACGGATCACCGCCTTCGCCGAGTCGCATCGCCGCAGGGGGCTGGCGTCCGGTGAGTCCCGGCGCGGAACTCGACCGTTTTGGGGCTTTTCCGCAGAAATTTGGCACGTTGAGGTTGGGAGGGGGTTGCCCGGAGAAGTTACGGGGTCCCGACGTCGGGGGTGGCCAAGGTTGGGTTGGGCGGGGCTTTGGGTGCGGGAGAAGACGAAATTTGGGGATGTTCCATCATTGGAGATGCTCAAAGTTGGGTTGGACGGGGCTTTGGGTGCGGGAGAAGACGAAATTGGGGACGTCCCGTCATTGGGGGTGGTCAAGGTTGGGTTTGGTCATGCTTTGGGTGTTGGAGATGACGAGATTGGGGATGTTCCATCAACTGGAGGTGGCCAAAGTTGGcttggatggggttttgggtGCTGGACAAGATGAAACTGGGGACGTCCCGTCATTGGAGGTTGGCCAAGGTTGGGTTTGGTCATGCTTTGGGTGCTGGAGAAGACGAAATTGGGGACGTCCCGCCATTGGGGGTGGCCAAGGTTGGGTTGGCGTTGAGCAGCCTCCTCTGGCAGAAGCCCCACCACGCCAAtccacccaacccaacccaaggcaaccaacccaacccaaccctaACCCAGCcaactcaacccaacccaacgcaactcaacccaacccaactcaacccaacccaacccaaccttAACCCAGCcaactcaacccaacccaactcaaccaacccaacccaactcaacccaacccaactcaacccaacccaacccaacccaccTCAACCAACCCAACACAACCCAACCCTAACCCAGCcaactcaacccaacccaacccaactcaacccaacccaacccaacgcAACCAAcacaacccaacccaacccaccTCAACCAAGCCAACCCAACCCACCTCAACAAACCCAacccaaccaaaccaaacccaagCAACCCAACcccacccaacccaacccatccTGGGCCTCCCCGGGGCGACGTGGGCGAAGCGAGGGCCGGGGGCTTTTGGGCTCACCCGCGGCCGGGtgctcccagagcccccccttgcccccgCAGAGGCCGGGCTGCTGAGCGAGCAGGAGGAGGACGAGCCCCCGCCGGGCCAACCGGAGGCGGCCGACGCCGAGGGGACGCCGCCGGCGCCCAAACCCAAGGGACCCAACGCGCCCGGCGGCGAGGGGACGGCGACGAGCGGCGAGCCGCCGAAACCCGaggggccgccccgcgccggcAAGCGGGCCGGCAAGTCGGGCCACCGGGCCGCCTTCAAGAAGTTCCCCCAGCGGAGCCTCCTCGGCCACGGGCGGTGCCACGACTGCGGCAAAGCCCTGGCTTTCGGCGCCGCCTTCACCAAGCGCCGGCGCGGGGCGGAGAAGCCCTACAAGTGCCCCGAGTGCGGTAAGTGCTTCCGGCTGAGCTCCACGCTCATCACCCACCAGCGGCGGCACGCCGGCGAGAAGCCCTACAAGTGCCCCGAGTGCGGCAAGAGCTTCAGCGTGGGCTCGGCCTTCATCCAGCACCAGCGGGTGcacggcgcggcggcggcgccctgCCAGTGCGGCGTCTGCGGCAAAACCTTCCCGGCCAGCTCGGGCTTGGTGAAGCACCAGAAGCAGCACCTGGAGGAGAAGCCCTACAAGTGCGGCGACTGCGGCAAGGGCTTCAACTGGAATTCCCACCTGGAGCGGCACCGGCGCATCCATACCGGCGAGAAGCCCTACGCCTGCCCCGAGTGCGGCAAGAGCTTCAGCTGGAGCTCCCACCTCGACCGCCACCGGCGCACCCACGCCGGCGGCGCGGCGCAGTGCGGCGAGTGCGGCAAGGGCTTCGGCAAGGGCGTGGCCGCCTTGGCCAAGCGCCGGCGCTTGGCCGGCGCCGCCGAGAAGCCCCACAAGTGCGGCGAGTGCGGCAAGGGCTTTGGGCTGAGCGcggcgctgctgcagcaccagcgCGGCCACGCCGCCGGCAAGCCCTACGAGTGCGGGGACTGCGGCAAGAGCTTCGCCTGGAGCTCCCACCTCGACCGGCACCGGCGCATCCACGCCGGCGAGAAGCCCTACCGCTGCGGCGACTGCGGCAAGGGCTTCTCACAGGGCTCCCACCTCGAGCGGCACCGGCGCGTCCACGCCGAGCCCTGCTGCGGCaagcggcggcggggggcgcgcgGCGGCGAGCGCCCCGGCGGGTGCTGGGAGTGCGGGCAGAGCTCGCGGTGGGgcgcccgcccccggccgccggcggcggcggcggcggcggagagGCCCCACAAGTGCAGCGAGTGCGGCAAGAGCTTCACACAGCGCGGCGAGGGCGTCAAGCACCAGGGGACGCAGACCGGCGAGAAGCCCTACACCTGCCCCGAGTGCGGCAAGAGCTTCGGGCAGAACTCGGCGCTGGTCAAGCACCGGCGCATGCACACCGGCGAGAAGCCCTACAAGTGTGGGGACTGCGGCAAGAGCTTCGGCGTGCGCTCCAACCTCATCAAGCACCAGCGCACCCACCTGGGCGAGAAGCCCTACAAGTGCCCCGACTGCGGCAAGGGCTTCATCCAGAAGTCGGACCTGACCAAGCACCGGCGCATGCACACCGGCGAGAAGCCCTACAAGTGCCCCGAGTGCGCCAAGTGCTTCAGCGTCTCCTCCAACCTCATCAAGCACCGGCGCATCCACCTGGGCGAGAAGCCCTACGGCTGCCCCGAGTGCGGCAAGAGCTTCATCCAGCGCTCCGAGCTCACCATCCACCGCCGCGTGCACACCGGCGAGAAGCCCTACAAGTGCCCCGAGTGCGCCAAGTGCTTCAGCCGCAGCTCCCACCTCAACCGCCACCAGCGCACCCACGCCGGGGACAAGGCCAAGGCCAACGCCGCCAACGCCGCCAACGCcgccccggcaccgccgccgccgccccccggcgcctTCCCCgcgcccccgctgcccccgttccccgccgctcccgccgccctgcccctgccccccctgGAGCTGCCCTGGGCCCTCCCGTTCCCGGCCCGCgccttcccccccccggccttccccccggccgcctcccccccgggcgcccccccggcctcctcccTCATCAACTGAGCGGGGGCGGGGAGACGGgaccccctccccaaccccccacccccccccccacctccggGAGACCCCagcgggggtcccggggggggctcgggcacaaggggcccggcggcggcgtCCTCACCGGGCTCGGCATCGGCCCCTCCGGCCCCATCGGCATCCTCAGCGCCGTCATCACCATGAGCCTCACCATCatcatcctcaccgccgtcaCTGTTGGCGCCTCCATCcccatcttcgtcaccctcccCGTCGTCAGGATGAGCCTCACCATCATCATCCTCACCAGCATCAGCATCTTCATCCCCTTCGTCATCATCCTCCCCATCATCatcgtccccatccccatcatcATCCTCACCACCGTCATCAGCATCGCCATCCCCATCTTCATCATCCTCCCCATCATCCCCATCGTCATCCTCACCATCACTGCCACAGTCCTCACCGTTATCAGCTCCTTCATCCCCGTCATCATCATCCTCACCCCCATCATCATCCTCACCATCACCTCCATCCACTCCATCCCCATCATCGTCATCcccatcatcttcatcatcatcatcctcaCCATCAGCACTTCCAGCCCATCTTCATCCCCGTCATCATCCTCACCGCCAGCCCCATCAGCGTTGCCATCCCCGTCTCCATCATCGCCATCATCTTCATCcccatcatcttcatcatctttATCCCCATCACCACCATCATCTTTGTCCCCATCATCTTCATCcccatcatcttcatcatcttcatcccCATCATCTTCATCCCCATCATCCCCATCATCTTCATCCCCATCATCTTCATCcgtatcatcatcatcatctttgtCCCCGTCATCTTCATCcccatcatcttcatcatcttcatcccCATCATCTTCATCTCCATCATCCCCATCATCTTCATCCCCATCGTCATCATCATCTTCGTCCCCATCATCTTCGTCCCCATTACCACCATCTTCATCCCCATCATCTTCAtccccatcaccaccaccatctTCATCCCcgccatcatcatcatcttcatccccatccccattgCCACCACCATCGCCATCCCCACCATCTTCATCCCCTTCATCCCCAccctccccatcctcatcctccccatccccgcccgcccgccggccccgctcccctcccgccgccccgccgcccttttttttgggtaaaaatcagcCAAAAGCCGCATTTCCGGCAGGACTCGGGGCTGTTCCCGCCCGCggaggcggccccggggccggtttttccctccattttccctttttttgcaagaaaaatccTCGCGGCAGACCCCCGGTGAGGTCACTTAACGGCGACgtcattttttttggtttttttttgcccattttCACGTggacttcacaaaaaaaaaaatgtgtgtttgcggtgcgtggggggggggggggtgggtaatgaatttttctccttttccctcaaTTTTTTGTGTTCGCTTTCGCTCTGCGACCGGTGGGGAACGGCGGcggcgatttttttttttttgccggCCCCAAATCCACggttttttcccccaattccACCTGGCACCGGGCTGCGAACGCTTGGACCCGAACCCGGGATGGggtaaaaagaaggaaaaaataaataaaaaataattaaaaatgaataaacgAGAAGAAACGGGCAGGATCGCGCGCAGGACGCCGAAGCGTCGAAGGATcggaaaagaataaaaaaactgaaagtttcagttttccttttttcccccaaaaaaaggaCGAGAAGGTGAAACGGAAAGCGGGGCTTTTCCCCACTTTGGGGCAAAAACGAGCAGAATCGGGCAAGTCTCAAGCGGAAGCGGATCGGCGGGGGAAAACGGAAAGCAGAAAAACgccaaaaaaaagtgaaagacgACGAAAAAAGAACTGGGAAGCGGAAGGCGGTTTTTTTTTGGGTGAAAAAAGCCCGAAATCGGAGCCGCCGGACGCGCTCCCCGGCGGCCGCCgcttttttgggggaaatttgggtATTTTGCGCTTTTGTCCGCGTCGCTGCGCTCCTCCCGTCAAGTAGAAATAAACTAGAGCCTAGCTACACGCCGCCTGCCTcgttttggggagaaaaacaggGATTTCGGGACAAAAGGCGCTCGTTTGGGTTTTTAAGGGGGTTGAGGCCATTTAGgggtttttagggtttttttttttcacggcCCCAAGGGTTCGGCACATCCCCGGGGCCCCACTAcccaaaaaaatgggaaaatcctCGCGTTTTCACCCAAAAATGGGTGGGGTGGCGGGCGAGCCGGTGAGGAAACAGCcctaaaaaggcaaaaatcgATAAAAATTAACgcaagtttttaatttttcattaattatgaGAATGAACGGGGCGAGCCCTCGCTTCGTTTTCCCCTTTTGCTGCAACCCAGCCCCAAAAGCTGCCCCGAGCGGCCTGAATTCACCcgatttcaccccaaaacgcTGCCCTGGGAGGCTGCTGAGGGCGGCGCCCTTCGAAAAAAAAAAGGACGAAAACGGGCAAAAAAGCGaggatttcaggaaaaaaggggggtCGGGGTCACAAAGAAAGGGGACTCGGGGGGAAAATtgggaagaaaaggcaaattGGGGGCGGATCCGTTAATTATTaatactaatttttatttaatttaccGGCCCGCgagcggggggggcggcgtTCACTCTGGAGCGGAATGATTCCCTCGCGCTCCGAAGCGggaaaatcccccaaaacgccccaaaatCCGCCCGAGGGGGGGGGCTCCTCGTGCTGGGGGGGGTCGCAgcccccctggggacccccccccaaaaattaaaaggggggggggggaggccggggagccccccccccccccagcgccgccggGGGCCGCTCGAACCGGCGCGGTTCTCATCGCCGCCCCGCTGCGCGAAGCCGGCCTCCGCTGTCCGGGGGGGTGGAGGCTCGGCCTTGAGGGGTCCTCCCAGGgctgcctccttttttttttttggggggggcgcgggggtgGTTGCCCCGTTTTTGTCCGCCGGGGAGGCTCCAGCCTCTACCCCCGGGGGCGCGACGGCCTCGTCTGTCcgtggggaggaagaagaggaggcaaGAGGAGGctagaggaggaagaggaggctccagcCTCTACCCCGCGGGCGCGGCGGCCTCTCTGTCCGtgtagaggaagaggaggctccagcCTCTACCTCCGGGCACAGCGGCCTCTCTTTCTGtgtagaggaagaggaggctccagcCTCTACCTCACGGGCACAGCGGCCTCGTGAGTCCGtgcggaggaggaagaggaggctcgaggaggaagaggaggctccagcCTCTACCCCATGGGCACGGCGGCCTCGTGAGTCCGCgcggggaggaagaggagctccAGCTCATGGGACGGCGGCCTTCTCTTTctgtggaggaagaggaggctccagcCTCTACCTCATGGGCACAGCGGCCTCGTGAGTCCGtgcggaggaggaagaggaggctcgaggaggaagaggaggctccagcCTCTACCCCACGGGCGCGACGGCCTCATCTGTCTGtgtagaggaagaggaggctccagcCTCTACCCCTGCGTgttgaggaagaggaggcgcGGCGGCCTCGTCTGTCCGTgttgaggaagaggaggctccagcCTCTACCCCGCGGGCGCGGCGGCCTCGTCTGTCcgtggggaggaagaggaggctccagcCTCTACCCCGCGGGCGCGGCGGCCTCGTGACTCCGtgcggaggaggaagaggaggccaGAGGGGGCTAGAGGCTGATGCTGCGGTGGTGCCTGAAGAGGCCCTGGCCTCCGCGGCGCTGCTCCCGCTCCTCCGTCTCGCCGCTGTTGAGGCTGGCGGCGTCGGAGAGGCCGAGGAGGTGCTCCACCGAGTCGAACTTCTGCAGGTCGGAGGCGATGGTCTGGAGGCTGAGCACCGAGAGCGCGTCCGCCGGGGGGCCCCTCGGCCCCTCGCTGCCCGGCCTCGCCGGCCTCCCCGGCCTCGCCGGCCTCGGCCCCGACGGGGGAGGCCCGGCGGAGGACGAGGCGCTGGAGGCGGCGGGCGTGGATCTGCTCGCTGATCTGCTCCAGGTTGCGCAGGGCCACCGAGTAGCGCGTCTTGGCCTGCGCCACGCGCCGCTCCAGCGCCGTCACCGCGGCCTTGTGCtcctggggggggaggggggaaaaagggaggcCGGGAGGTCGCCCCGGGGAGGCTGGCACCCGGGGAGGCTTCGAAAGGCCTCGGATGGGGAGGGGACGCCAGGAGGGGCGAgcacggggaggaggaggccacggggaggaggaggaggaggccaaggagaggaggaggaggccaaggagaggaggaggaggccaaggagaggaggaggaggccaaggagaggaggaggaggccaaggagaggaggaggaggccaaggagaggaggaggaggccaaggagaggaggaggaggccaaggagaggaggaggaggccaaggagaggaggaggaggccaaggagaggaggaggaggccaaggagaggaggaggaggccacaGGGataaggaggaggtggaggaggccgAAGGGAGAAGGAGGCCACAGGGAGAAAGGGGAGGTCAAGgagaggaagatgaggaggaggaggccgagAGGAAAAGGAGGCCACCGAGGGGAGACGGAGGAGGAGGccaaggagaggaggaggaggccaaggagaggaggaggccaaggagaggaggaggaggccaaggagaggaggaggaggccaaggagaggaggaggaggccaaggagaggaggaggaggccaaggagaggaggaggaggccaaggagaggaggaggaggccaaggagaggaggaggaggccaaggagaggaggaggaggccacaGGGataaggaggaggtggaggaggccgAAGGGAGAAGGAGGCCACAGGGAGAAAGGGGAGGTCAAGGagaagaagatgaggaggaggaggccgagAGGAAAAGGAGGCCACCGAGGGGAGACGGAGGAGGAGGCCACAAG
The DNA window shown above is from Anser cygnoides isolate HZ-2024a breed goose chromosome 35, Taihu_goose_T2T_genome, whole genome shotgun sequence and carries:
- the LOC125181578 gene encoding zinc finger protein 271-like isoform X1 → MQESYENVISLAEEIAISWPRITAFAESHRRRGLASEPPLAPAEAGLLSEQEEDEPPPGQPEAADAEGTPPAPKPKGPNAPGGEGTATSGEPPKPEGPPRAGKRAGKSGHRAAFKKFPQRSLLGHGRCHDCGKALAFGAAFTKRRRGAEKPYKCPECGKCFRLSSTLITHQRRHAGEKPYKCPECGKSFSVGSAFIQHQRVHGAAAAPCQCGVCGKTFPASSGLVKHQKQHLEEKPYKCGDCGKGFNWNSHLERHRRIHTGEKPYACPECGKSFSWSSHLDRHRRTHAGGAAQCGECGKGFGKGVAALAKRRRLAGAAEKPHKCGECGKGFGLSAALLQHQRGHAAGKPYECGDCGKSFAWSSHLDRHRRIHAGEKPYRCGDCGKGFSQGSHLERHRRVHAEPCCGKRRRGARGGERPGGCWECGQSSRWGARPRPPAAAAAAERPHKCSECGKSFTQRGEGVKHQGTQTGEKPYTCPECGKSFGQNSALVKHRRMHTGEKPYKCGDCGKSFGVRSNLIKHQRTHLGEKPYKCPDCGKGFIQKSDLTKHRRMHTGEKPYKCPECAKCFSVSSNLIKHRRIHLGEKPYGCPECGKSFIQRSELTIHRRVHTGEKPYKCPECAKCFSRSSHLNRHQRTHAGDKAKANAANAANAAPAPPPPPPGAFPAPPLPPFPAAPAALPLPPLELPWALPFPARAFPPPAFPPAASPPGAPPASSLIN
- the LOC125181578 gene encoding zinc finger protein 271-like isoform X2, encoding MQESYENVISLAEEIAISWPRITAFAESHRRRGLASEAGLLSEQEEDEPPPGQPEAADAEGTPPAPKPKGPNAPGGEGTATSGEPPKPEGPPRAGKRAGKSGHRAAFKKFPQRSLLGHGRCHDCGKALAFGAAFTKRRRGAEKPYKCPECGKCFRLSSTLITHQRRHAGEKPYKCPECGKSFSVGSAFIQHQRVHGAAAAPCQCGVCGKTFPASSGLVKHQKQHLEEKPYKCGDCGKGFNWNSHLERHRRIHTGEKPYACPECGKSFSWSSHLDRHRRTHAGGAAQCGECGKGFGKGVAALAKRRRLAGAAEKPHKCGECGKGFGLSAALLQHQRGHAAGKPYECGDCGKSFAWSSHLDRHRRIHAGEKPYRCGDCGKGFSQGSHLERHRRVHAEPCCGKRRRGARGGERPGGCWECGQSSRWGARPRPPAAAAAAERPHKCSECGKSFTQRGEGVKHQGTQTGEKPYTCPECGKSFGQNSALVKHRRMHTGEKPYKCGDCGKSFGVRSNLIKHQRTHLGEKPYKCPDCGKGFIQKSDLTKHRRMHTGEKPYKCPECAKCFSVSSNLIKHRRIHLGEKPYGCPECGKSFIQRSELTIHRRVHTGEKPYKCPECAKCFSRSSHLNRHQRTHAGDKAKANAANAANAAPAPPPPPPGAFPAPPLPPFPAAPAALPLPPLELPWALPFPARAFPPPAFPPAASPPGAPPASSLIN
- the LOC136788359 gene encoding uncharacterized protein, with amino-acid sequence MSLTIIILTAVTVGASIPIFVTLPVVRMSLTIIILTSISIFIPFVIILPIIIVPIPIIILTTVISIAIPIFIILPIIPIVILTITATVLTVISSFIPVIIILTPIIILTITSIHSIPIIVIPIIFIIIILTISTSSPSSSPSSSSPPAPSALPSPSPSSPSSSSPSSSSSLSPSPPSSLSPSSSSPSSSSSSSPSSSSPSSPSSSSPSSSSVSSSSSLSPSSSSPSSSSSSSPSSSSPSSPSSSSPSSSSSSSPSSSSPLPPSSSPSSSSPSPPPSSSPPSSSSSSPSPLPPPSPSPPSSSPSSPPSPSSSSPSPPARRPRSPPAAPPPFFLGKNQPKAAFPAGLGAVPARGGGPGAGFSLHFPFFCKKNPRGRPPVRSLNGDVIFFGFFLPIFTWTSQKKKCVFAVRGGGGGG